cGTCTATGAAACACAGtcatactaaatatattattctgaTTTTAGCAATTGCCGAGTGAGCTAAAGTTATCAAAGATTGCCTGCTTGGCATTCCAATATAACATAGACAGTGGAAGATGCTTTTATCAGCAACCATGGAGTCAGCATTGATGgcataaagtttttttaatgtaatgtcaaacgggcaggaggctcacctgatgttaagtgataaatGAACCCATGAACGCCACATTGCCAgcaggctcgcaagtgcgttgctggcctttcaAGCTTGTTTAGTTGgaaaaataatcaatggccGTCACTTCGTTGACCACTTAAAAACCTTGACTGGTATAGTTTAAACTCTGGTAGggtcaaaaatttaaatacaccgTTTATATATCTGTTGTCGCGTGTATCAAGCGTATGGAAAGCTGTAATAGGGTGCAGTCTCATCATATTCTTTATCTTACATAGGCCGTCTGATTCATCCAGAGTCCGTCATAATCTATTTAATCGACTTTTATTAAGATCATTGCTTACCCTTGTTATAGGCAATGTTTGATCTCTAATGAGCCAAAGTACAGCCTCTGTACAAGGTGGCACTGTCAAAGAGCCGTGATAACTGGCATAATATTTCAAGGGTGGATTGAAATTACTCAAAGCTTGAGAAGTAATTGTCGAGTTTAGTCCTGTTTTTGCGTGATTCAATATGCTTCCTACGCTGCAGTGAGTGTAATTTCTGTACTGAAAAAACACAACCTTGTTAGAAACTTTATgaagattaataatttattaaagtaaatatttgtctcCCAATACTGTATACAATTAGTTAAGGGTTTGTAAGTCTGATGattgattaaaatttgatgatgtgcaaataaactttttttcatttttttttgtctaggTTTTTACTTGGTACCCGTAATAATAGTCTCTCCATTGTATCCAGCTTGTGATACCTGACCCGTAAGTatcctaaataaatacactgaCAAAGCAAGCTGACTTCTGAGGCGTCACCGGTCAAAACCAACCATACCCAGACCAAACAGGGTCGGGTACATAAGGGGATACAAGGGATACACTCCATACAGTCTCTTGTAGAGATAACAggtgaatttattttgtactcgCTCTAACATGAGACTGTATTTAGCCTCATATGGGGCCCACACCATCGCGTTGCTCTCCAAGTGACTTCTAACTAACgcattgtttaaaatattgattgcaCTGAATCTCTGAAGCCACAAGCTATTCGTAATTTGAGGTTTCTGTAAGCCTTTTTGTATGTCTTATTTATGTGATGCCCAAAACCAAGGTCCAATATACTTCCAGATGTTTTACGTCTGAGACCCTTGCCAACGTTAGACCACTAATGGTATTATTGTATCGAGTGGGCAATCGTGCTCTAGATAAAAATATGACTTTGCATTTCGTCAAATTAAACTCACACGACTCACAAACTCTCACTTGACCACACGATAAATGTCATGCCGCTGCCGTATACATCTGTAGTCATCTGTAGTCtctatagttaatatttacgtTAAGCTTCTTAAAGTTCAACTTCCTGTTATCTTGACGAtctaatttagaataatatatcTACTTAAAATCTTGAAATAATCAGATCAACGTCAAGGTATTTgaagtactttatcacttttagaaatgtgaaaataaaattatctttggCATTCGGGATTTTGAAGGGAAGACAATTGAGAAAAAGTTTAATGAAGGATTTGAGACGACTTAAAGTTTGaaatgaacatttttatactttagctACTGTCAGTTAAAGaaaactatacatatatatttttatgggaTGGCAGGCAAACGTGCCAGTgggttacatttaaaaaaagtgatAGCACCCATGGCCACCTATAACGCCAGGTGTGTTGCCGACCTTTCAAGGAATGGTAAGCTCTGTTTTACTCCGCTAAGAAGTAAATTACTTATGAACAATATATTCCTCCTAATGAATCTAGTTAGTAGCTTGAGTTGCttctcaaatatatatatgctaaCAAAAATTTAGCTTTACATTTCTGCATCATCACGAACAACATTAAGTTGATACTTGAGCTATACAGTCGAGATTCGCACACACTACAGAATGAATAAAAATCACGTGAGGTTACAAATCAAAAAcataacttgtaaaaaaacgatttagatttatgaacccttagttagtttttattagcaTCATAaccctaattttatgttagtaataatctcatattataaacgatcaaAGCCAGTCgttacccagcttcaaacaaagtgtttcaattaacatttatttgaacatatcTGTAACAACTGACACCGAACTTCTCGTAACGCAGTTTTTGTACCGTAAAAAATTCTATGTAATACCAAGTCAGTGAATTTATAAAGTCTCTACTTAAGAGACCTTCTGTCTTAAGTTCTTACGCAATTAGCTAACCTAACAACATCTtttataacgataacaatattataattcttttatgttttaaataaacacatttaccTCGCCATCGCATAGAAAAACAAACGATCTCACAAGTAATAGGTGTTTTATCAAATTAGATTGTTAAGTGCGAATTCAAACTcaatctatatattaaaaaaacattcgaGATTTTTTAGATTAACACAACTTAAAGTTTTAACGATCGGTCATTCAATCTGTGAGTGTCAAAATTAAGCACACTGCCGTGCCCCcgtatattacttatatagaaacattttgttaacagtatttttttatacatttacgatgttgtattgtataaatacTACAGTATCAATGTTACATAATTAGcactaatagaaaaaaaatatactttaaaacatatgaaaaactgtatttatagGAATAATATTgcgtataaatattataaataagtattgatGGTggttaaagattttaataaaaatatggtatCTTTACTTGTACGTTTTTACTGTTTGTGATGAAAAGGGACGTAATTATAACTCGTGGAACATGGGAACGTGGGTAAATGGAACATtcactaacaaataaaatgtatgtagatTTTACTCgtattgaaattgaaaaaaaggGTTTGTAATCTTTTACATGTCAAGAAATGATAACTGTCAGAATTCGACGGAATTAAAAATCAGAGTATAGTTATCTTTGGTGTACATGTATTTCACATTTTACTCAACTATATGAATACACTAACTaacaatattaagtaatataatattattaaaatacactttttagaCAAGCATATTACAAATTAGAGGATATTCATGATAAGAACGGAAACAGGCTGGTCTTGCTCAAACTATGTCCTACAAATTAACTGGTTGCTAATCTagttttatagatttatatttgaCGTACTCACACACTGTTTACCtgtgttaattatttctttttttatatggaaTAATGTATCTATAAttgcaatatttgtaaatatgcgtttacataataaattttctgtgttttattttagtacacTAGTTTTATTCTGATTATATGGTCTTTATATATTgtctatatatacaaaatattgtaaaaacattttaaaagagttCTCCATATGAAACTATTTTTGGAATTGGCAACATGtattattttgacttttaaaaGTACCTAATCGAAATAAAAGATTTGACTTTGGCTTTGACAAgcttaaatttgttatattggACAATGCTTAGCACCTTTCAACAGTCGTGGACTGCAGACTGTTAGATAACTATCGATAACACTGAACTTTACACTAATTTTCCAAGCTTGAGTAATCTATATTAAACGATAAAATATAGTAGCCGAGGCTAATAGTTAAATTTCTGGTCACGCAGATTTTCCAAGGTTTTAGGCGTTGTAACAGTCACATTCATTAGGGTTAATCTCCGGCTGTGTGTAGTCATCGGCACTCgtagcatttttatttagaattaatttttgtgttcGCATATTTATAcgcaattatttttctataaatacagTATGtcctgaaaataaatatatatttaatatttcacttATACATGAGAACAGTTATATATGcctataaattgaaaatattttcctataaatatgtttcttttatatttatttacttatttatgcaacataaatttattaacaaagttAATTTAAGTGTTTCATACAGCATAATTTGAAGAAAATTGATagtaaaaagttaattatcACATTATTCAATACCTGCCTTTGTTTAACCACGTTTCatctttgtaatatataaacctGCCTTCTAttctatattgtttaatttggtGCAAGTATTGTTGACGTCATAGTACTATCTCCTTGCGATCTGTTAGCGCACTTTAACGTTTGCGACGTgcgtatttaaaatacttcaatacttttcttgtaattttatagACACTTGACACACCCACACCAGTCATTTTGGAAATCTTTTTAGGCACATTCCACACATGCACATGCAATCAGTTGTATGCGGCCTTCTTTCTGGGAGAAAGAAAGTCAGAGTCTTGTGCTCTGTCAGATGAGACTGCTTCCTGGAAAGGGCCAGGCTGTGGCTCCATAacgtttataaaaatcatcaaaCGATCACAACACGAAAAGTTAACAAGAACATGCTTAACAGTATAACAGAAACATAACAAGACAATAACAACAATTATCATCAAATACCGAGAGCACATGAGCGCAGTCGAGCATTCAAAGAAGTCGAATGAAAATCAATCAATGTGACAGACGCGACGTGACAGCtaaccttttttaatttttcaaaaggTTTACTAAACCCGAAATTAATGCCAGCTAAAGAATATATcgaattaacttaaaaataattgaagttAATTCGATATATTGTTCGTGATAGGTCACTCgagtaagtaaatataaagatttacctttttgtaggtaaaacataaaaaatacgtagcatttcattttttattgccGTCAATTGGGTAAAATTTTCTCTATGGGTGGAGAACTTTTTTAGTAGCAACACTTATGAAATGTCAGAATTCGACGAACGACGAAATGTCAGAATTCGACAGACGATGAAATGTCAGAACAAAGAAGCCCCTTTGTTATAATCAAGTCTagatatgataataaaatatttagagaACTCTGAATATTATAGGGCTACATCAAGCCATGAAAAATATCCAGCGGGCTAACCGCTTAATTAGttactacttttttaatatataaagatatcaatatttaaattatgttaacttATTAGCAATGAATTTGAGCTCTATTCTGTTTAATTACGCACTAATTATGAACAGTACACAGGCGATGGTAATTACCGACAATATTTGCAAAGATATTAAAGCTACAAGccttattatgaaatatgatttgtatgagtaattaatgaattataaagataaaattactattactCTACACATCTGGATATGGCTGtggtcaaagtcaaagtcaaaaatcatttatgcATATAGGTACGACAACGTTacaacacttatgaacgtcaacgtATGGTATAAGTTTCTCGTGATTTGTTGTTTGGCAATCAAGAGCCTTTTGCCTCCGTGACTTATTCACTGTAAACAGCCGCTCTAGGTTAGATTCAATATggatttgttaaaaattgatagaagtttttaattacagcTTAAAGATAAACACATACACGGTACTAAAGTTTAACAGTTATTAAAGTAGATAATTGACCGCTTCAGATCTTTTTCTAACGTTGTTTTTATGTGTACGTTGTACAACACTCCTCCTACTTACTTtgacaaataaacaataactaCGAACTTTAATGAGGTCAAGTTCTCACgcattatcatttttaaaattagcagtttgtttatatatataattagattaCAATAAGACATAAATCAAAAAgtatatacctagtccagccataagttctgttaataatggaaatacattttattcaagtaatgtaatattattaaaatgtatacctacatatttattaaagactcagcaaaaaaaatatctattcaaaatagccacctttggcttttatacaggcctttaatctatTTGGCCacaaatctatataatatatatatagattatatataattaaaacagtgcgtaaatatttacgcactgttttaattgtaaagattgatttaggaCATGTCCGGTATATCGACAGTAAGCATCGAGCTTCAtgtcttgttttataacacGCGACACAGTCCTAGCGAGAAGAaattttgcttcctaatgcTTTAACAgtattaacagcctttgtagttctaacagtaccgacggctccatacttacggttgtgcaaggcgatcactgcgaTCCCATATTCTTTAGCatcccattccatattgttatttgataatgaccgcgaaaaaatatttgaaaaggcgcaaaatcaaaataaaaaagttgaatttttttgtatgtaacagtatttatggccagactagttaatatattataaattaccaTATATAAATTCACGATGCCAAGGAAAGCGAGCCGATCCTTCCTTGAAACATTAATAGCGTCATCGAATGTATCATAATCCGCTGAGACATGCAGCACTTGGCTTTCAAGTGGGTATTGGAGACCACCAACTGAGTGTTCAGAGGGCCAGTGGAGTGTAATTGAATGGAAAACATAACGTCGATTGTGAGCTCCTCCTCCGTATATCATTGGTCTGTCTTTCCGACTCCAATCTCCGAATAAACGaactgaaaaatgtatttcctatttttacagtaacgtaatattatagaaaacaataagttttttgtgttgttttgttaacataatataaacaaaacagaaAACCTAAACCTTTTcataacttattataaataatgcaattcttgtgaattcagccagtgtacaactaaatattatatatccgTCTCACACATAATATTATGGGTAAATGTCgcttaaaaacattttgttgttTCAtcattaatcaataatataatttttgacgTATTTACCACACCTTAATATACATTCCATTTCTATCGCATCCAGACCtacgtatatacatatatatataattgacagtattaaatattttaatcgatataaattatgtaatcaaCAACTTTTCTTCTTCGGTATATAAATGCTACtgaaatatctaataataaacagtattgatattatatcattatcctattatatatttgtgttgtatttttatgtattaagaaaaatattgagattaaatcatttttattttgcttgGAATAATGAGAAATACACTTTTCGTTAAGCTCCTACTTAAATTTAAAGGGTTCTAATTACAATATGATAAATACTACGTAAATACTACTGTTTTATACTAGAGAACTTTCGTAGAGTTCGCGTAAACGGAAGttattttaaggaaaatataagTGCTACATAATATCGTAGCAATAGCTACGCGTAGTGTAATAAAGGGACGCATTAATTTAAGTTGAGATAACGTTCCTAGTAATGGTAATGCGATAAACttcattttatatgtttttccGTATAAATGGTGCTCATCCCAATGGCCCAGATGGAACTTTCATAAAGAACAGTGCTTTAACGAGCCTGGGAATTTCCTTGTTATAGAAAGTCTCTCAGCTCTGGTcgataacattaatatatttcaaagcaTGAATTTAAAAGGACATGATATAGTATGCAACTCAATTCAAACGCGTATCAACTGAGTAAGTCTTACTGATCATggccttataaataaaacgatataatatatatatcgagGTATTATCGTTATTTGATGCCATTTCATAAGATGATGAGATCTAAGATGCCGTGCCTCCTGAGAAAAGTTTAGGTATATTCATTatggttttatgtaaatttactaaaatataaccaTTATTATTGAAGAGGCCGCAAAAAATCTAGCTAAAGCACACGAAATTCACGCGGGTGAAGCTCAGAGTGGAAGCTGATAAAATGTTCAAAGCTTCTGTTCAAAGCTGTTCTTATAAGGATGTAACTGGATAATTGGAATGTTGACTTATAACTGGAACGGTTGTAGGTTGTcctaaatttgtttaattttttaggcATTTTCtttaatggtttttattttacactttttattCTGTATTTACTAGCCGGAATgaatatttgtaatgtatatatatttgatttaataatatatatttgatttaaactattttcatcGGCACTgaggtaatataaaatacataaaaaaatattacctctAGCAactgaatgaaaaaaaaattgttttgataacTTACTTCGATTTCCATCATTAGACATATAGAATGCCTGTGGACGTTTATTGTAATTAGCAAATATCATTTTCCGACCCGCTTTTGTCTTGATCAAACCATTAGGAATATCTATTGGTGACTGCGAATGGCCACCACACTCAGGATAATCTAAATACCATTTCATTTGATCTGAAATAATATGATTTGGATTAAATGAATATGCCAACTTTAACGTAACAGAAAGTGACTCCACTCAATAGCCTCTCAGGCGATCAGGCAGATCTGTGGCTCTTTACTAAAAAGGCACTTTATTTGGTTAAACTAGGTCTGGTTGCCTTGGCGTCTCCTACGTAATATCCTCATGAATTTTATAGGCGACACATTACATACACACAAGATGGTGAATGGTTTACATGTATGGCGCCAGATTATTAGGATTAACAGTATTGTAATTCGTATAAAACTTTTAGTTGTCCCTGTCCGACTATTCACGCCTGTTGCGGTAAAATATGGAAACTTAACtgaaaaaatttaacgaaGACAACCGCTTGGTCCGTATATACAGGATTTAATTGAGTATTGTTATCTGCtcatgattttaattatttctaaaatatatttggctAATATTCTAATAgcaaaaataacattacataCTTTTATAGTCCCAACCAGCAACATctgaaattttacaaaatatttatttcacaggGACAGAAATAGAGTAACATAAAATACAAGTATATACActaaagagcagtgttggcctagtggctttagcgtgcgactctcatttctgaggtcgtaggttcgatccccggctgtgcaccaatggattttcttactatgtgcgcatttaacattagctcgaacggtgacggaaaacatcgtgaggaaaccggcttgctgtagacccaaaaagtcgacggtgtgtgtcaggcacagaaggctgatcacctacttgcctatttaattcacaaacgatcatgaaacagatacagaaatctgaggcccagacctaaaaaggttgtagcgccattgattattattattatacactaaAGTTAGCGTTCAGCTATTGCTTCATCATAATGAAATAGCGATGATAAGGCGCCGATTGAGAGCGCCCCGGTAAGCATAACGTTAGAAATTATAACTAAGAAAAAATCATATAGGGGAAAAGTTAATATTGAGTTCTTTGGATCGAAATGAAACGTAGTGcataattgttatgaaaattaaattattaatatttatatcattatataacTTGTATAAATTTTGCTCGGCGTACACCTCGATTGTACATTCTCAGCGTCATTAGCACATGGTATCTTTGCTGTAATGTGgggcaaataaataaagtcttACCATTGTTCTGAAATTTGGAACTCCTGCATCTTTTAAACTGTCTCTGAAAGCAGATAGAgtcagatatatatattcttttacCAAGAATTGATTAGGccattttgttgtatttatttaattttaacgctTGCCAAAGTTTGCactaaatcattaatttaattttaacatgaactttttccatttaaataatctaatgGGTTAAGCAACATCAATGCAGTTATACAACGAACAAGCAATCTTTTCTTTATTAGCGCCATGTTGAGTTCCGGTGTCTGCGTGGGTAGGCGAAACACCCACACTGTTGTTGGCTGAAAATATATTGAGGTGAAAATTTAAACGGCTCTAAATGTCAATCAACTAAAAGAGCGATTGAAACGacaaattcattttattcacCAAGTATTTTCCCCACTTTAATTGGTTGATTTTTGAATGTTCGTTGGTTTAAATAAAGAAGGGAATATAAATACGCTTTACTGGATTAAGACTGCTCAATCCAAGATCGTACATGCACGTAAAATGtctgaattattaataaaaataattacaatataattttttaatttaacgtaAAAAGTCCTGtgtttagataaaattaatttctacttgatacttttgtaaatattgtgaaaCCAAATATATGTTAGTCTGGGATATTTATAGCGGAAAGATATTATTGAAATCGGTCAAGTGGTTTTTGgggtttttctttttaaacataaaaaaacccCTTTCCTTGGCTTAACACCGTAATTACAATTAGTAATTTGATCTCACTTTTAACATTCTGTCGCGCGCTTCATTGTCTAACTGTTTTTGTATGTCATCTGCATCATCCAACAATGTGTTCGCCCGCTTACTTGTCTGGTCTTGTATAGCAACTAAAATATCAAGGGAAAAGCTGATTGTACTTAATACACACGAGCAGTTTTAGGTATCGCTAAAATTTTCTATAGCCACCCGCCAAACTGTTCTACCCCACTCGCGCACTATCAAACAAACATGGCGGCGGACAATGTTgccattgtaaaaaaaacgttataatttatgaaatcttCCTATAacataaagtcaaaactattgccataatataaaaaaaacttcctACGGTGtcaatacttataaattaacctaactgaaagtattattttccataAGTGAATATAGCTGTGGGTTGGTAGGTTTCTGTGTATGCTTGCAACCGTTCTGGAGCGTAGCGGTTTTACAGAAAAGGGTCTGTTGAAGTGGGTGCATGCTTTTTTATGATGTCGTGTTGCATTAGTCGCCATATATAGCTCAAGGCTGCAccattttttatgataattgtGTTTTTGTGAAAAAAGGATAAGTTTTTCGATATGATGATACAAACAGTACGTGACTGATGCGCAGATTGTCCATGGTTTGTTGGAAAAACCGAAAAACTTTGAAATGGAAGTTGATCGGTCGATGTCTTTGTACGAGTCTtttcaagtattattataatgtcgTATTGTggtgatattattaaaaatgccGCGGCCGTTTTCCGACAAAGCCGTAATTAGGAGTCGAAAAATTACGTTCGATTTTTCagaaaaggaaaataaatcaataaatataaattgaacttaataattaatacattttttaattataaatctgCTCGTTCAATGACTATAAGGCGGAACGAAGCTGTCTAGTTTTTTGTAGATTCAAGTATTTGAACTGAACTTGTGATATTCTGTGGAGTTTACGTCTTGATAGAATTACGTTAAATTATAACACGacacatttttcttataacaTCGAACAGCTTCCTGCCTGCCTGTAATAATGTTAATGAAATTATCATAGTTTAAATTGTGTGCTAGTATTATCAAATTCAGTCAGCGTAATATTACTTATGAGTCATAATTATGTTACAGGCAAGACACTAATTCGTATAAAGCTTCGCTCTCTCCTTTGTGAATTTTATAGCTGttgatataataaagtataatatttttcataattaaagtttCACTTACTGGGAATTGGGATGTTGATACAGAAAATCAGTAACGTCAAAATAttcttgtatataataaacatgacCATTGCATgtatgttttcatttattaacacctcgcaatatataattattacataattattttgacaatacatattttgacaCAAAAAGTTGACATCATTATTCGAATAAACCCAATTTTGTGTCAATggaattataaacttattgtCTTTGGCTTACgccatgtaaataataatacattcatGTTTTGTCCATTAGAAAAGTTTTGacatctaaataaatactgttttagTACctttaataacttataaagAGATTGCCACGGGTATTGTGGGTAGTTTGTGGGATGTGTTGAATAATTTCGGGAAATTGAAATTCCAATAGAATGAACTCCGAACCAAcggaaataaatgaaatctttGGGTCTCGTCTCCAAATCACGTATAAcaaatatgtgtttttatattttactccGTACATACTAAAACTGttaatatcttataaaaatattatcatattttacattacataaataacaaactaaCGGCGATAGTCTTTCAATTATCAATCGACgtcaaataaattgttattacgtTTTAATTTCTTCTTATTAATAGTCGTACATTAAAGGTGGCCAACGCAGCTCATGGATATCATACCACAAGACAATAAAAACACTGCGCCAATGACATCTTCACTGAATTtcgttattaattttgatttgtcTGAAACTGAATTGAATGTTTGATGCTGCATTATGCTGCGAAGTTACGTAAACAAGCAGGCAGCTCGCCAAAATTGTTTCTGCGGTAGTACATTTACATTGAAAAGCAGATGTTTGCCCGTGGATTTTCATATGGTACTATGATGTAACTCCGTTTCAGAATCATTTTAATGAGCTTTGATGATATAGACACATTTTATGAGTATTTATAAGGCTAGGAACagttgtaatttaatattttggaaatagaTATATCTTATATTGCTCAGGGATAATGTAGTATTGTAatgatacaataattttgttgttgttgagtTTATTctttacaaacatacaaaatagcTTACCGAAGATAAGTTAATACTTTGTGTCATAGTTAAAtagtaagaatattttttttttaaattcagtgGAACaatctattaagaaaaaatatatcaacagatacaaaaaaagGTCGATGACCAAggctttttctttttttaaagcgACAGGCGTGGACCAAGAAGTAAATGtagtatacaaaataaaagaaaaactgtATACTTAGCATCAGGAAAATGAAGCCAAATTGCGCTTACAACTAGAATACTGTGGAACTATACGTGACAACAATTTTATACGCTACATTTGCGTcacagaatatattattttgtttgtatattatgaCAATAAAGGACGTTAACATTTAGGGAATGTATGTTTCTGACGTTTTTTAAAACGTGCTTTCGTTTTAAACTTTTCATGTAATGTAgtgtttatacattataaagaTTCTGTGTGAGTGTGattgctaataataataataattacgattATTAAAagcagatatttttatatttgtatgtttgtaagaAATGAAAGCGCCACGACCGCTACATcctacaattaattataatgggtGATCCAGGTTAAACGGC
This portion of the Pieris brassicae chromosome 6, ilPieBrab1.1, whole genome shotgun sequence genome encodes:
- the LOC123711136 gene encoding carbonic anhydrase 6-like, whose protein sequence is MYCQNNYVIIIYCEVLINENIHAMVMFIIYKNILTLLIFCINIPIPIAIQDQTSKRANTLLDDADDIQKQLDNEARDRMLKPTTVWVFRLPTQTPELNMALIKKRLLRQFKRCRSSKFQNNDVAGWDYKNQMKWYLDYPECGGHSQSPIDIPNGLIKTKAGRKMIFANYNKRPQAFYMSNDGNRIRLFGDWSRKDRPMIYGGGAHNRRYVFHSITLHWPSEHSVGGLQYPLESQVLHVSADYDTFDDAINVSRKDRLAFLGIVNLYMYRNYTHCSVGSILNHAKTGLNSTITSQALSNFNPPLKYYASYHGSLTVPPCTEAVLWLIRDQTLPITREAANALKSLLIEDFQGSLRREIQPLNDRRIYLFK